From Cyanobacterium sp. T60_A2020_053, a single genomic window includes:
- a CDS encoding transposase: TVGHTGTYAWGDLPSWAIAYGLSSNGESVNQESPTITRRV, from the coding sequence ACCGTAGGGCATACGGGAACATACGCTTGGGGAGATTTGCCCTCTTGGGCGATTGCCTATGGGCTGTCGTCTAACGGCGAGTCGGTGAACCAAGAATCCCCCACTATAACCCGTAGGGTTTAG